AGTACGTAGTCATAGTTCACGAAACAAGGTAGGGGAAACGTATATTGTCTGGTATTCAGACAAGGTGTATTTAACATACAGAGGAACCTCATAACAATGAACTTCTGGCGACctgaaaaatgtttgtttaGTTTTAGGACGAAATTCTGTGTTTGTATCCAAGGCCATTAACTATTGAGTAAGTCATAGCGCGTCTTACCGCAACTGTGTCGAGAGACAGGTCAAAATGTGTCATTTTCTTGTCATGCAGATATCGAAGGCCTTCGACGATTTGTCTGATGATTGAATTGATCTCACAGATTTTTGATGTCACGTCGTCGATGGTTGGTATCAATGAGATCATGTTGTATTCGCGCAGCGCGTACAGAATCGGGTCCAAAATAAAATGCATCGAATCATTGTCGACCTGCACTATACCGTAGAACTTCACTAATCGACTGTTACACTGGTATCTACAAAACAGAATTGAATACCtttaaatcaattgaaaattttaaacgaTATAGACTCTTATTGCAActtggtttccatagacaaaCGAATGTCAAAggcaattgatgaaaaaaaacacaCAAAAAGAAGTACAACTATAAGATAATTTTGATGCGGAGCTATTTTCAAAAGCAGATTTATTTTGGAAGAGTTATGCTACTTTTAATGCGGTATGGTCAATTTTAGGATGAATGGCTTTAGTTCTCTAGAACTAGTTCATCTGCAGTGCAATGTTTCAACCTTAGAGTCAGAATTTGAAAACAGCGGAACTGGATTCCGATCTGCATTACCTGAATATGAAAAGATACAAACCCATGAGCgtatgtcatttcttcatCTAAATAACAATTCATATCTTCAGGCGAAATTGGTTTTTTGTAGCTACGAATGGAAACTCGATCTGCGCCTCGTATGGAACCATCGCAAATATCAGCGAGCAAATTCTTCATTACTTTTCTTTCACTCATAACAACATCGCTGTTGAAATACTTATGTATGCTGTTAGTTCGCTGGCTGCTGCAGGTTGACATTAAACTGAAcaattcaaaatgataaaGTCGATTTCGAATTGTCACAATGCTATTTTTTAGACCAGGATACAAGGCAAGATCTCCTTCTTTACCCGTGCCTTTTAGTAGAATATCAATCTGTCTTTTGTCTGCTTCTATCAGTTCTGGAATTACGTCTTCCAGGTCAGTCACCATTTCAACTGCCGGTTTGAGAATATCTTGCACGTGGTCTTTCAGAGCATTCTTGCAAAAATCTTTCAACGACATTTTCATAACCTTTGAGATGAATTCTTTCGGATTTTCCTGATAGCGAACTAACATTATTTCAAAGTTCATCGCTTGTACTTGTTCTTGGATGTACAAAATGCCGTAATACATCAAACCCGGTAAACCTAAAATAAGGGCAGCCGGTGCCCATATTGGCACTGTAAGTCCAACAGCGACTTTCCTCGCTGTAGTCTTAACGCTCGAATCAACCATGTCGATGATCGCTCGCGAGACTCTTTGAGTTTGTGGACGCACAGATTTTGAAGGGTCAGCAGACGTCGTATCAACAGCATGAGTTTCCAAAACGGTTGAAATCCTATCGAGTTTCAGTAGAATATCACCGTacattttattatatctttcaACGACTTCAGGACAAACTCGAGCAAATCTTTTCTCCTTTGATTCCCAATCGTTTATGTGACGTTTCAACTCTTTAGCGAATATTTGTTTCAGAGTTTTTTGAAAAGTGTCCACTCCTTGAATTTGTGAATTCATCCCGTCGTTGCAGCAAGAAGTACAAATATCTTCAACAACTTCATCTGTAAATCAAAGATTTCATAAATCACCCTTGATTACCGTAAACTAAAAACATTTCTGTATGATATGCGATTTACCTTTCAGCAAAAACGCTTTTAAATCTTTGGAAATCATTTTTACTTCATCTTCGACATATTTTCTGAGTGATTTcatttgtttctctgaataTTCACTGAGTTTTTTAATGCTCGCGCGCGAATCTTCCAGCAGCCGTTTGTTATCCTCGGCCGATTTGTggcatttattcatatttccgCTGATTTGACGAAATAACCGTTTCACAAAACTTTGAATCCAGCTagataaaaaagaattcatatcTTTCAATCGCTGATCTATGAATCATGGAATTTATTTGTTCATAGAAAATCATCATCTCTGCTCTATGCtgtaaattaatcaaaatgaaataaagtagATTCCAGTCACATGGGATCTTTTtgaaccatataaattatccCAACTTGAGAGCGAAAGCAGAGTTGGATGTTATATAATTCAGGGTCAGAAAAATAATATCTGACCCTAGTTGAACAGTTATCTCAaagataattattttactcgaACGATCATCTCTGAGTCAAACAGTTATCTTCACGAGTTAAAAAGTCTCGAAGTTCATCGGATCCAACTTGAGAGTTATCTGTTTAAATTAAGATTTGATACTTACCAATAGGAATATGTTAGTTTATTCTCAAGTCCGTTAGGAATTAAACGCTTTATTCCATCAAGCAGTGCTATGAATTCTGGAGTCATACAGCCACCAAGCTCTTTAGGATATGCATTTTCAGCTAATTCAGCTTCTAAAGCGCTGAAGGGAATCACTTGTTCATCTTGTAAACCGGTCCAAACTTTTGCCAGCTTTTTCCTGACTTTTGACAAAACCATTTCGCGATCGGCCAACTTAACCTGAAAAAAAACCCTGATCTTACGAATTCACGTTAAACGACTTTTGTAGAtgaacatttgaattttctgactcACCAGATCCCATTGATTACACACAAATATCGCGCTTTGAGGTAAAAACATTCTGCGATCATCTAATGACTTGAGTTCAGTAACTTTATGAAGTAAACTGACGAGCTGtaaacaattcaatttcatatgaTCACaagtttgattaaaaagtttgaCGGAATCGTTTGAAATGCTATGTTCAGCATATCTTACAATTTCATCATTCTCAGGTTGATGCTAGAGAACATTTTATCAACAACATGGACAGTAGATCTTCAACCCTAACAAGGTGAGTACCGACAGTAGCAGAGGCGCAAGTCATACTCCCTTAAATGCATTATGGGTTTAAGGCTTCACTGATCAGAGTTAAATAAGCTTACGCAATTCATGGctctttatattttgaaggaCACTAGAAAATTTGTTTAACTAATTTGTTTTAGATTTCATCACTTACTCGATCTTCTTGAACTCCCAGTCTATTAGTAACATTCACTACGTAAAGGAAAGCAGACGCATTCACGAGTTCATCGATGACCATATTAGTAAGACCAGGAACATCACCAATACCAGGACTATCTACTATCGTAATACCATCCTATGAAATACACAAGATATAAGGAGGAACCTTAAGAATgggaagatgactattagggtacagtcaaaatattgaatgaattctGCTCAATTCTTTAGATTTTACATTATCATTACAACACCGACTCatagagtgtttcatcaaaattggtCTAGGGTTGGTGTCTCTAGTATCTTAACCTTACCtccaaaaaatcattattcaaatatatgaCCACTCTAGCGTAACGACCTCTATCGCTGTTTTCACCCTTGCGTTGTATATATTCAGCGAGATCCTCGGTGAAATCCGGACCGTCGCTCAGTAATACCTTGTCTCCTTCTCCAGGCCACGGAAAAACCTCAGCGTAGCGTTCATCAGTTTGAGATTTTGTGATTTCACAGATTGTGAATGTGTTGCTCTCGAAGTTTGATGGAAGCATGACTTCTCCGAGTAAACTATTCAGCAGCATAGTTTTACCGGCGACTAGTTCTCCTACAacatcaattatattcatatcaacattaggctaaacaaagatgataccttgtttctccgcagcagCTGGGTCTGGCGGGtgtgttatggtaaaattgatcacaatcttttaagtaatgtacagggtagataggcggccggacAGGGTCaagttttaagctcagcagagcgtgagaaacaaggtatcaatttttttcagtctTATTTGGCTATTTGTTCCAATGTTATTGTCCAAACCAAAACTATTAACATCTTTGTCTAAAGCAGAACATCAAGTTAAGAAATCAATCTTTTGCCCAAACACCCTTCGGTATCAGTAAATAGGCCTAGTACCAAACAAATAGTGGTTGCAGCAATAAGATCAGCATACCGGCGATTAGAATTCTGAAATTGGTTTTTTCTAATTTAGCGATGTGTTCATCGATCAATGACATGAAGTTAGGAACGATTTCTTCCATCTCTACGTAAAGTCGATCGTCCTGACTCTGAACATCAATCATCAAATCCTTCAAATTTTCCAATGATGACTTCAATTCATTGCAACTTCGCTCATAATTCCTCGCTAAATCTGTGAACACCTCGGCTggctgaaaaaaaatcaatacttgGACCTGACTGCagtgaactgatataaatctcagtgtagagttaacgaataaaacccacagttaCTTCTGTAAATAACAGTTTATTGCCTTACAGTTTCGAGGTTAAAACTAAACCTCATCTTCagaggaaaaaaaaaatcaaattttttgtttaaaactaaacctcatcttcggagaaaaagaaaattacattttttctTCGACCTCTGAAGATGAGGTTTAGTTTAAACATCGAAACTGTAAGGAAATAAACTGTTTGTACGAatctactgtgggtttttattcgtTATACTTGGACCTGTTTCTGTATCGATAGCTGCAAGTATTGTCCTAATTAAGGCACTTATCTTTAAAACTGTCTTGAAAAAATGTAGACGTAAAATTACAAACCTCTCTCCTTTCATGTAGTTGTGTGTAATTATTTTTGTAGTAGTAAATACGTAGACAACGTTTCAATCCTTCCAGGTCCGTAGCTTGTTTATAGTTCGGTACAGATTTAGCGCGGCACAAATTACGCGCTTCGAAAGCGTTCAACTTTTCGATTCGCTCCAATGAAAGCTCCGTCTGCATTTCCATAACAACAgcttaaaatcatcataatacCATAGTTAGTAGCCGGCTAGAAAATACAACCCCAGACCGACCAGACACATGTACGAGATTGTCACACGATGTAAATTGACGATGTTAACAGATACTGgtaagattcaagaataggggactagaggttaggattagggttagggttaggtttagttccctaatcatcattaattactatatacattactatcattatatctcatcattatcaattactaatattataacttaattgattactatCACTACATATATATCGCTATAGTCCCCTGAAAGGACAGGTACTGGTATAATCTTGTAACAAGGCCCTGTGAATGGTGACGATACCATTGTGTGAACAGCCCCTGTTGGTGGGTGGGTGGATTTGCTTGGGTTTAGAGCCTTCTTGAGCAGTAGGCATGATGGTAGGTGACAGAttcaaatttgttcatttcattAAAGCAATTAGAATTTATAATTTACAGTTCAAAACTCCGATATAACATTAAGGATCTTTCCATCATATTTACTTTATCACTTTTATCACGTTTAAGGCGTTATGGGCACCATCGAATTCATATTGTAAAGATTTCCGGGTTGGGTTTTCCCGCACCAGGAAGTAAGCTATGGACTGCGAATCGGACGTTATGCTCATAATTGCACCGGCAGGTGAGGAAGCAGGCGAGATTTCCCCGCTTGCCAGAGTATACTTCACTCACTCGCCATGGGCTCCTTCTCTAACCATTGCTTACTTTTTCGAGCGGCTGGGCATCCACATCAGCAACGATattaaaaaatagaaatacagaATTAGTTGATTGATTTAGATATCAGTGGGCGGCGCCGGGGACCATATCACTCGGAAGCGTCTGactcattttttaaatctcgGAATGGGCACCTGCTTGAGTAAACGTTAGTTTACTGATGtgatatttattacattcTATTCAGCGTTGAAAACAAGTGTACAAATTCTCAcgtttcatttcagttttatatcaaatagaaaatcatggattattaTCGGCATGGATATATTCCGTAGGTTTCACAATTAATTCGGCAGTTTTTTGAACCTCGGTCGTCACAAAACAAGATTAGTAAATAAATGGTTGACACGTATCACACGCATTGTAGTTTTCTCCAGTGTTTTAAGTAATTGATCTTGTTCTGTAATTGATCTAAACAcaattatttgatttgatgtatTGTATATAATTTTAGTGGTTTGATGTTGGCAGTTACTTTGTTACTGTTCATACCATCGTTATATGCGACAGGTACgtcaaaattatttcactTCCTGTTTTGACTTGGTCTCAATAGAAATAGGCTTTATATATAGGAATGGATAGATGTGCAAATACAAACGATTTTACTTGAAAACCTATTGAGAATTACATTATGCCATTATTATAATGGGTAAGATATTAGTATATTTTCTTCAGACCCGAACACTAATAGCCCGTGCCCGTCTGGTTGGATTAGTCGGGGACGATCGTGTTATTTCATCTCGGATGAGAAGTTAACCTGGGCCGCCGCTCGGGCGAAATGTTTACTGTTAAACTCTACATTAGCCGTAAACAGCAACCCGAATGAGAATCAGTTCTGGAAACGGCAGATTGTCGACAAAACGCGATCATGGTTCATGTTGTTTACGGAGCCTCGGTGGTGGTTGGGTGCTGCTCGCTATGGTCGCAAGGCTGAGGATGATGATATATCAACAGATACCGGTAAGAGAGAACACTTCCAAATTCACGATGAGAAATGTTGGAAATGAACCTGTATGGTGTCAAGTTGATAAACACGATGACTTGAAATGAGGAGTTTTCGCTACTAGTGCATACATACATCTTCACGTTGATCGAATCCATCCAAACAGTTACATTGATAATCTTACCTCCATTCAATAGGATCCATATTTTCGGGATTTTTCAAGAAGGTAGCTGGATTTTTTGGACTCGGTGCCGATCAAGAGGACACCCTTGATTCCAGTGCGTAGTGGATCgaaaatcatcattacaaAAAGTCTTATCAGTTATGCAAATtatccttttttatttttcatatctataCGAAAGAATGGATTTGGGAAGATTGGTCGACAGCGCCTTTGACAAGATACTATTGGATTCATAAACCGGATGATTCTGATAATCTGAAATGTTTGATGTTGCGGCTCAGTGGTTTGTGGCAATCTGAAAACTGTGCCGAAAAGAACTATTACATTTGCGAAAGAACAAGCGGAGGTtaactaaattcatcattactGTGAATTCATTGCGACATATAATGAATGCAAGATTTTTTCGaacttatttcattgaaaatttctgTTCCAAACGGATATTTTCAGAGCGATATATTCAACAGTTTTCGGAACGCCCGTCATCGCTGATTTGCCCGGGAAAGAAGCGAATTAAACTGACCACGTGGCGAATCGGTCCGGACTGGAGCGATGCGAAAGCAGACCCGATGAAATGTCCATTGTCGAATACGGCAAGTATACTTATTTACACAAAGATTAGAACTGTGAAGATTTTGTGAATAACGGCCTCGATATTCGAAAGGTAAAAAAGAGTTAAATTTAGTTTTTGTGTCAGGTTATGGACGACTGGTCGAAAGCTGTCTCAGTTTGCGACGGAAAAACGAGATGTGATTATGATTTCAAAGCTGTTTATGCTTATGACGTTTGTAACGAGGTCAAAAAGGTTTCCTACTTGCAGTATTCGTGTATTCGCCCTACAGGTAATCAGACGATCTCACTGAACTCCTGACATTCATGGTCCCGGCTTCTTGTATCAGGAATAAATTACAACATCTGCTAAACGACTCATACGTTTTAAACATTTCCGGGATTGTTCTTTCTATAATGAAGTTCGTTTTCAGTTTGTCCCAATACGACAAAAACAGTTAAAACATGGATCACACGGAACAGAATGTGCTACGGGAGTCACACACGAGTGACCAATTCATACGAGTCAGAATACCAGTGTCAAACATACAGCCGTTTAGGTCATCTATTAAGCATTTTAGACCCGGAAGAAAATGAATGGATAAAACCATCGTAAGTTGAATATTTCTAATCTATATTTTTAAAGATCGATTCGTCGATTAGAAAAGTATCATATTTCTTTTCGAAGTATGTATATAATCGTTAATTAGTCGTAGTACTATGATATTGATGGAAGCTCGCACTGTCCAATCAGAATCAGCCCGTCTTGACTGGCTTTCTGCGATTAATCGTCAGTTCTGTCCCTATGTCGTCGACGAACAATAACGCGACACTTCATTTCTTCTTGTTCACATTTTATAAAGATTACTTCTACGCCATAAAATACGGCGCCATTCCGATCGTAGTTATCGGTAATATCGGGAACCTGTTATCATTcgtggttttattttcttcgaaATTCTATCGTAATTCATCGTCCGGTATTCTGATGATGTTTCTAGCTTTTTTCGATACTCTAGATATAGATCTTGAATTGTTGATGAGTAAGTTCACGCGAGTGGCTTACTGGCCCGACTCGCTGTACGATATTCGCGCAGTGTCGCAGGTGTCGTGCGTGTCGCTGACGTTTCTGACCAAATTCGCCGAACACATGTCATCGTGGATCATCGTTTTACTGACGGTCGAACGTTGTATCTGCGTCGTATCGCCTACGAAAGCCAGAACTATTTGGACCGCGAGAAAAGCTATGATTTTCTTCGCGATCGTTTTCGTATTCGTCGGCGCCGTGAACTCGAGCGTACTCGCCGGTAGCGTCAGGAGAATCATCGACCGAGGTGAATACGTCTGCCTAGCACCGACAGCCGCCTGGCGAACTTACCGCACTAAATACCGAGTCTGGGTGGACGCAGCTATGTATTCGATACTACCATTTCTATTCATCGCTACTTGTAATACGATCATCATTGTC
This Tubulanus polymorphus chromosome 7, tnTubPoly1.2, whole genome shotgun sequence DNA region includes the following protein-coding sequences:
- the LOC141909055 gene encoding uncharacterized protein LOC141909055, with the protein product MEMQTELSLERIEKLNAFEARNLCRAKSVPNYKQATDLEGLKRCLRIYYYKNNYTQLHERREPAEVFTDLARNYERSCNELKSSLENLKDLMIDVQSQDDRLYVEMEEIVPNFMSLIDEHIAKLEKTNFRILIAGELVAGKTMLLNSLLGEVMLPSNFESNTFTICEITKSQTDERYAEVFPWPGEGDKVLLSDGPDFTEDLAEYIQRKGENSDRGRYARVVIYLNNDFLEDGITIVDSPGIGDVPGLTNMVIDELVNASAFLYVVNVTNRLGVQEDRLVSLLHKVTELKSLDDRRMFLPQSAIFVCNQWDLVKLADREMVLSKVRKKLAKVWTGLQDEQVIPFSALEAELAENAYPKELGGCMTPEFIALLDGIKRLIPNGLENKLTYSYCWIQSFVKRLFRQISGNMNKCHKSAEDNKRLLEDSRASIKKLSEYSEKQMKSLRKYVEDEVKMISKDLKAFLLKDEVVEDICTSCCNDGMNSQIQGVDTFQKTLKQIFAKELKRHINDWESKEKRFARVCPEVVERYNKMYGDILLKLDRISTVLETHAVDTTSADPSKSVRPQTQRVSRAIIDMVDSSVKTTARKVAVGLTVPIWAPAALILGLPGLMYYGILYIQEQVQAMNFEIMLVRYQENPKEFISKVMKMSLKDFCKNALKDHVQDILKPAVEMVTDLEDVIPELIEADKRQIDILLKGTGKEGDLALYPGLKNSIVTIRNRLYHFELFSLMSTCSSQRTNSIHKYFNSDVVMSERKVMKNLLADICDGSIRGADRVSIRSYKKPISPEDMNCYLDEEMTYAHGYQCNSRLVKFYGIVQVDNDSMHFILDPILYALREYNMISLIPTIDDVTSKICEINSIIRQIVEGLRYLHDKKMTHFDLSLDTVAVVEDNMIKLVNFSSNHRKLPDISKDDPTPYRYIAPEVLRIGEYHAAADMYAIGLMMWEMWTGDRAYDAELTSPKSPKTVNDFLKYVETNRPDLQSIAADRSNESVVREWKRLMLDSWKSQPEKRVTANKWLEDYLNFSPK
- the LOC141908431 gene encoding FMRFamide receptor-like, which gives rise to MSSTNNNATLHFFLFTFYKDYFYAIKYGAIPIVVIGNIGNLLSFVVLFSSKFYRNSSSGILMMFLAFFDTLDIDLELLMSKFTRVAYWPDSLYDIRAVSQVSCVSLTFLTKFAEHMSSWIIVLLTVERCICVVSPTKARTIWTARKAMIFFAIVFVFVGAVNSSVLAGSVRRIIDRGEYVCLAPTAAWRTYRTKYRVWVDAAMYSILPFLFIATCNTIIIVQLNRSRIVAKHLNKTANKNTDSRYDNLTRLLLTVNMVFITTTLPYQASLIHSTITSPRLFAIFVLMKHSNHAINFFIYCLAGSFFREQFATLIRRTVCGLN